From a region of the Balaenoptera ricei isolate mBalRic1 chromosome 11, mBalRic1.hap2, whole genome shotgun sequence genome:
- the NICN1 gene encoding nicolin-1 isoform X2 has translation MSRVSVPCHVKGTVALQVGDVRTSQGRPGVLVIDVTFPSVAPFEHTSTHTPAKWVTCLRDYCLMPDPHSEEGAQEYVSLFKHQMLCDMGKVLELRLILRQPSPLWLSFTVEELQIYQQGPKSPSMTFPKWLSHPVPCEQPAPLLEGLPDPSRVSSEVQQMWALTEMIRASHTSTRIGRFDVDGCYDLNLLSYT, from the exons ATGTCCCGCGTGTCGGTCCCTTGTCATGTGAAAGGCACTGTGGCCCTGCAGGTGGGCGACGTGCGGACCTCCCAAGGCCGGCCTGGCGTGCTGGTTATCGATGTCACCTTCCCCAGCGTCGCGCCCTTCGAG CACACCTCAACACACACTCCAGCCAAGTGGGTGACCTGCCTTCGGGACTACTGCCTGATGCCTGACCCACACAGTGAGGAGGGAGCTCAGGAGTATGTATCGCTGTTCAAGCACCAG aTGCTGTGTGACATGGGCAAAGTACTGGAACTACGCCTGATTCTGCGACAGCCATCACCACTGTGGTTGTCTTTCACAGTGGAGGAGCTGCAGATCTACCAGCAGGGACCAAAG AGCCCTTCCATGACCTTCCCCAAGTGGCTCTCGCACCCAGTGCCTTGTGAGCAGCCTGCTCCCCTTCTTGAG GGTCTCCCAGACCCCAGCAGGGTATCCTCCGAGGTACAGCAGATGTGGGCGCTGACAGAGATGATCCGGGCCAGTCACACCTCCACAAGGATCGGCCGCTTTGAT GTGGATGGCTGTTATGACCTGAACTTGCTCTCCTACACTTGA
- the NICN1 gene encoding nicolin-1 isoform X1 translates to MSRVSVPCHVKGTVALQVGDVRTSQGRPGVLVIDVTFPSVAPFELQEIMFKNYYTAFLTIRVRQHTSTHTPAKWVTCLRDYCLMPDPHSEEGAQEYVSLFKHQMLCDMGKVLELRLILRQPSPLWLSFTVEELQIYQQGPKSPSMTFPKWLSHPVPCEQPAPLLEGLPDPSRVSSEVQQMWALTEMIRASHTSTRIGRFDVDGCYDLNLLSYT, encoded by the exons ATGTCCCGCGTGTCGGTCCCTTGTCATGTGAAAGGCACTGTGGCCCTGCAGGTGGGCGACGTGCGGACCTCCCAAGGCCGGCCTGGCGTGCTGGTTATCGATGTCACCTTCCCCAGCGTCGCGCCCTTCGAG TTGCAGGAGATCATGTTTAAGAATTACTACACAGCCTTTCTGACCATCCGTGTTCGCCAGCACACCTCAACACACACTCCAGCCAAGTGGGTGACCTGCCTTCGGGACTACTGCCTGATGCCTGACCCACACAGTGAGGAGGGAGCTCAGGAGTATGTATCGCTGTTCAAGCACCAG aTGCTGTGTGACATGGGCAAAGTACTGGAACTACGCCTGATTCTGCGACAGCCATCACCACTGTGGTTGTCTTTCACAGTGGAGGAGCTGCAGATCTACCAGCAGGGACCAAAG AGCCCTTCCATGACCTTCCCCAAGTGGCTCTCGCACCCAGTGCCTTGTGAGCAGCCTGCTCCCCTTCTTGAG GGTCTCCCAGACCCCAGCAGGGTATCCTCCGAGGTACAGCAGATGTGGGCGCTGACAGAGATGATCCGGGCCAGTCACACCTCCACAAGGATCGGCCGCTTTGAT GTGGATGGCTGTTATGACCTGAACTTGCTCTCCTACACTTGA
- the NICN1 gene encoding nicolin-1 isoform X3: MSRVSVPCHVKGTVALQVGDVRTSQGRPGVLVIDVTFPSVAPFELQEIMFKNYYTAFLTIRVRQHTSTHTPAKWVTCLRDYCLMPDPHSEEGAQEYVSLFKHQMLCDMGKVLELRLILRQPSPLWLSFTVEELQIYQQGPKSPSMTFPKWLSHPVPCEQPAPLLEVDGCYDLNLLSYT, encoded by the exons ATGTCCCGCGTGTCGGTCCCTTGTCATGTGAAAGGCACTGTGGCCCTGCAGGTGGGCGACGTGCGGACCTCCCAAGGCCGGCCTGGCGTGCTGGTTATCGATGTCACCTTCCCCAGCGTCGCGCCCTTCGAG TTGCAGGAGATCATGTTTAAGAATTACTACACAGCCTTTCTGACCATCCGTGTTCGCCAGCACACCTCAACACACACTCCAGCCAAGTGGGTGACCTGCCTTCGGGACTACTGCCTGATGCCTGACCCACACAGTGAGGAGGGAGCTCAGGAGTATGTATCGCTGTTCAAGCACCAG aTGCTGTGTGACATGGGCAAAGTACTGGAACTACGCCTGATTCTGCGACAGCCATCACCACTGTGGTTGTCTTTCACAGTGGAGGAGCTGCAGATCTACCAGCAGGGACCAAAG AGCCCTTCCATGACCTTCCCCAAGTGGCTCTCGCACCCAGTGCCTTGTGAGCAGCCTGCTCCCCTTCTTGAG GTGGATGGCTGTTATGACCTGAACTTGCTCTCCTACACTTGA